Proteins co-encoded in one Xiphophorus hellerii strain 12219 chromosome 10, Xiphophorus_hellerii-4.1, whole genome shotgun sequence genomic window:
- the LOC116727183 gene encoding titin homolog isoform X1, whose protein sequence is MEPDPDGPFQRAERTLVSVWCYITEAVSRFLRPQTVEATDNNPTSSDEPGVDGEADGSLKDDDARGVEVGEEASLSTVSLVSLSSPVVAWERCTADIDLKPKEEDHENKEDLVEEQLGKTGNDFAGQLVTESAKVHQGSQDKTDIDKCDTCEESLAPENDGQHATGGSGHGWVKEGVFEDMDSREIRPRDHQKVLETLADIEEEAEEKSEEKSNEKTGDQKVNKASAAILGDANISEDASQLSSGNENFSDEKTKDVETQLRQLSEDEKVQMSVSEEAATAEELEQVKSGQTTEDILTQNGTSSKDVQETEPDTTEYTIREEDVLVTIMKTAEEDVTMEEISADLDYEMAEGKNLSAENENSAEQTQQVETRQLVCKELSGVAEDERIEEEKDDRSATHEESEDRKSSRGDEDVQQEENILNQSATSSEDDEDTGEEQFKQTDSDQSFDEAKEDVEEECSEIQEDDAEETEKDFEEKSEVPGNDEEEATVGSEHVQLKEDVTDRIESSEEEEHVRLDDRWKVLETLADIVEDDEEEAEEDSEEESKMQESTPTKEEECSNEKTEEERDNRASAAMLEDANLSEGASQLNFSDQKTKVETLLPVCKDELTDINVQMTVFGNEDLNQTTDEELEEDKNRRTIEEEKIEFTFKEDDVTSMQTAEEDVTMEEISADLDYEMAEGKNLSAENENSAEQTQQVETRQLVCKELSGVAEDERIEEEKDERSVTHEESEDRKSSRGDEDVQQEENVLAQSVTSSEDDQEQFILKGNDSAEQLINENMTEHQLGLEKKLHTSAGTEVIKNKEENTANEANYEELEKRGDGDVVGEESVSRKRVDEVAKVDEVKEELEEESDEIQTDDREKNEEEFKEESEAEQFTTDGDTGEQREGENTAANQQTTEESENDKSRRTNEEENISTQSVTISEIDQRTEEEQFSQTGNDSGDQLITEDMTTHQLGLETTEIQNLHTCEEIGRVENKGFQEERGETQEDNRDEDFMKEEREEQKEGEAGPVILGDANIWEDASKLKSENENSAERTEQVETQHFVCKELSGVVEEEESVTCEEAEQDKGREVEDVQQDKNILNQSATSSEDDQDTGEEQFNQTDSDQSSDEAKEDVEEECSEIQEDDAEETEKDFEEKSEVPGNDEEEATVGSEHVQLKEDVTDGIESSEEEEHVRLDDRWKVLETLADIVEDDEEEAEEDSEEESKMQESTPTKEEECGNEKTEEERDNRASAAMLEDANLSEDASQLNFSDQKTKVETLLPVSKDELTDINVQMTVFGNEDLNQTTDEELEEDKNRRTIEEEKIEFTFKEDDVTSMQTATEKEMTVEEISADVEERLSDKEICMKRVCTTAPLTVKAGGESEREINIGFSEIPSGVIEGQAGLSHELNTKACEETPEAVPEHNNELDSDENTTQRFFEGGNSEEIQTIHLPEEVEVFKSSEAGGGEYSLMSEGSTEESKKELQVGTLQFAEDTEKPKSDNVNLELDHFSKEEKVELLDTSMKTEIKQSDEEFETELEDEDETAERETNKLPQDVCEKRNAVAADEGVDSADETPESPKSEEGKMTQISLGPELVQAFRLEDDREIKPQLFDESATELPQVRFDTEEQEYVDEGQPEYEVLDLNEITTLHLVGTASDLITGQSALSQCQITADTETADESKATLGEITNEPQQTEKHSEDPAEEHQDGIDEEILDLWIETAMSKDTGGIKEDQLKEEPGETSSEETREGVMEAISEETETSFTTLDSGFLDQTFSETQIIKSGDSGVLPNKNDNSEDTCEVRTSNSESALIEEMVETLQPYPIAEGASGEIGSCPDSGVSSPEPKHPNQEGGTAEEKQDEPKPETDAVSGANEEADVTSLTEATESDISKERVLTESPFGGEPQNEPEEKPPEDLSESFPAPSRTELEEDWTEVDAAMLDFAVQKSRIAVKNPRARPPTDPRSLIHKPSVDPTPSLPVPGKVPVGVPLGGLGIGIKLPGIGAGFPVLKKTQRPPRHEAETQSQESEEKKEEEEKNDAAKTDEAPKRPKWMPPAQPGFGNPLMSELKTKLKKTPKE, encoded by the exons ATGGAGCCGGACCCCGACGGTCCGTTTCAGCGGGCGGAGCGGACGCTGGTCTCAGTCTGG TGTTACATAACCGAAGCTGTGAGCAGATTCCTGAGGCCACAAACAGTTGAAGCCACTGATAATAACCCAACGTCCTCAGACGAACCTGGAGTCGATGGCGAGGCTGACGGTAGCCTAAAAGATGATGACGCCAGAGGGGTAGAAGTCGGCGAGGAAGCGTCTCTTTCGACTGTTTCTCTTGTTAGTTTGTCCTCACCGGTTGTTGCCTGGGAGCGCTGCACCGCAGACATTGACTTGAAGCCCAAAGAAGAAGATCATGAGAACAAAGAGGACCTAGTAGAGGAACAGCTCggtaaaacaggaaatgactTTGCAGGCCAGCTGGTCACAGAAAGTGCAAAGGTACATCAAGGCAGTCAAGATAAAACTGATATTGACAAATGTGACACTTGTGAGGAAAGTCTGGCTCCTGAAAACGATGGACAGCATGCAACTGGTGGATCTGGGCATGGATGGGTTAAGGAGGGAGTGTTTGAGGACATGGATTCAAGAGAAATAAGACCGCGTGATCATCAGAAAGTGCTGGAAACCTTGGCGGACATTGAggaagaagctgaagaaaagtcAGAGGAGAAAAGCAATGAAAAGACAGGAGATCAAAAGGTCAACAAAGCTTCTGCAGCGATTCTAGGAGATGCAAACATCAGTGAGGATGCATCACAGCTGAGCTCTGGTAATGAAAACTTCTCAGATGAGAAAACTAAAGATGTAGAAACTCAGCTTAGACAGTTATCAGAGGATGAGAAGGTCCAGATGAGTGTCTCTGAAGAAGCTGCAACAGCAGAAGAGTTAGAACAGGTCAAGAGCGGACAGACGACCGAAgatattttaactcaaaatgGCACAAGTAGCAAAGATGTGCAAGAAACAGAGCCAGACACGACCGAGTATACAATTAGAGAAGAAGATGTGCTGGTCACCATTATGaaaactgcagaggaagatGTGACCATGGAGGAAATATCAGCAGATCTTGATTATGAGATGGCAGAAGGCAAAAATCTctcagctgaaaatgaaaactcAGCAGAGCAAACGCAACAAGTGGAAACTCGGCAACTGGTCTGCAAAGAGTTGTCAGGTGTGGCAGAAGATGAGAGGATTGAGGAGGAAAAGGATGATAGGTCTGCAACACATGAAGAGTCAGAGGACAGGAAGAGTAGCAGAGGAGATGAAGATGTCCAAcaagaggaaaatattttaaaccaaagTGCCACAAGCAGCGAGGACGATGAAGACACAGGAGAGGAGCAGTTCAAACAAACAGACAGCGACCAATCCTTTGATGAAGCTAAAGAAGACGTGGAGGAAGAGTGCAGTGAAATCCAGGAAGATGATGCAGAGGAAACTGAAAAAGACTTTGAGGAAAAGAGTGAAGTGCCTGGAAACGACGAAGAGGAAGCAACTGTTGGATCTGAACATGTGCAGTTAAAGGAGGATGTGACAGACAGGATTGAATCAAGTGAAGAAGAGGAGCATGTGAGACTGGATGATCGTTGGAAAGTGTTAGAAACCTTGGCGGACATTGTggaagatgatgaagaagaagctGAAGAAGACTCTGAGGAGGAAAGCAAGATGCAAGAAAGCACCCCAACAAAGGAGGAAGAGTGCAGCAatgaaaagacagaagaagaaagggaCAATAGAGCTTCTGCAGCAATGCTGGAAGATGCAAACCTCAGTGAAGGTGCATCACAGCTCAACTTCTCAGACCAGAAAACTAAAGTAGAAACTCTTCTCCCTGTCTGCAAAGATGAGCTAACTGATATCAACGTCCAGATGACTGTTTTTGGAAATGAAGATTTAAATCAGACAACAGATGAAGAGTTAGAAGAGGACAAGAACAGAAGGACAatagaagaggaaaaaattgaGTTTACATTTAAAGAGGACGATGTCACCAGTATGCAAACTGCAGAGGAAGATGTGACCATGGAGGAAATATCAGCAGATCTTGATTATGAGATGGCAGAAGGCAAGAATCTctcagctgaaaatgaaaactcAGCAGAGCAAACGCAACAAGTGGAAACTCGGCAACTGGTCTGCAAAGAGTTGTCAGGTGTGGCAGAAGATGAGAGGATTGAGGAGGAAAAGGATGAAAGGTCTGTAACACATGAAGAGTCAGAGGACAGGAAGAGTAGCAGAGGAGATGAAGATGTCCAAcaagaggaaaatgttttagccCAAAGTGTCACAAGCAGCGAGGACGATCAGGAACAGTTTATCCTAAAAGGAAACGACTCTGCAGAACAGctgattaatgaaaacatgactgaaCATCAACTTGGACTGGAGAAAAAGTTGCACACTTCTGCAGGAACAgaagtgattaaaaataaagaagaaaatacagcTAATGAGGCAAATTATGAAGAGCTGGAAAAAAGAGGTGATGGAGATGTTGTTGGGGAAGAGTCTGTGAGCAGAAAGAGAGTAGACGAGGTCGCAAAAGTGGATGAAGTTAAAGAAGAGTTGGAAGAAGAGAGCGATGAAATCCAGACGGAtgatagagaaaaaaatgaagaagagtTCAAGGAAGAAAGTGAGGCAGAACAATTTACCACTGATGGAGACACAGGAGAACAAAGGGAGGGTGAGAATACAGCTGCAAACCAACAGACAACAGAAGAGTCAGAAAACGATAAGAGCAGAAGGACAAATGAAGAGGAAAATATTTCCACCCAAAGTGTCACAATCAGCGAGATTGATCAGAGGACAGAAGAGGAACAGTTTAGCCAAACAGGAAACGACTCTGGAGATCAGCTGATCACTGAAGACATGACGACACACCAACTTGGACTAGAGACAACCGAGATCCAAAACTTGCACACTTGTGAAGAAATAGGAAGGGTGGAAAACAAAGGCTTTCAGGAAGAGAGAGGAGAAACACAGGAAGACAATCGAGATGAAGACTTTAtgaaagaagagagagaagagcAAAAGGAAGGCGAGGCTGGTCCAGTGATCCTAGGAGATGCTAACATCTGGGAAGATGCATCAAAGctgaaatctgaaaatgaaaactcaGCAGAGAGAACAGAACAAGTGGAAACTCAACACTTTGTTTGCAAAGAGTTGTCTGGTGTGGTTGAGGAGGAAGAGTCTGTCACATGTGAAGAGGCAGAGCAGGACAAGGGTAGAGAAGTTGAAGATGTCcaacaagataaaaatattttaaaccaaagTGCCACAAGCAGCGAGGATGATCAAGACACAGGAGAGGAGCAGTTCAACCAAACAGACAGCGACCAATCCTCTGATGAAGCCAAAGAAGACGTGGAGGAAGAGTGCAGTGAAATCCAGGAAGATGATGCAGAGGAAACTGAAAAAGACTTTGAGGAAAAGAGTGAAGTGCCTGGAAACGACGAAGAGGAAGCAACTGTTGGATCTGAACATGTGCAGTTAAAGGAGGATGTGACAGACGGGATTGAATCAAGTGAAGAAGAGGAGCATGTGAGACTGGATGATCGTTGGAAAGTGTTGGAAACCTTGGCGGACATTGTggaagatgatgaagaagaagctGAAGAAGACTCTGAGGAGGAAAGCAAGATGCAAGAAAGCACCCCAACAAAGGAGGAAGAGTGCGGCAatgaaaagacagaagaagaaagggaCAATAGAGCTTCTGCAGCAATGCTGGAAGATGCAAACCTCAGTGAAGATGCATCACAGCTCAACTTCTCAGACCAGAAAACTAAAGTAGAAACTCTTCTCCCTGTCTCCAAAGATGAGCTAACTGATATCAACGTTCAGATGACTGTTTTTGGAAATGAAGATTTGAATCAGACAACAGATGAAGAGTTAGAAGAGGACAAGAACAGAAGAACAatagaagaggaaaaaattgaGTTTACATTTAAAGAGGACGATGTCACCAGTATGCAAACTGCCACAGAGAAAGAAATGACTGTGGAGGAAATATCAGCAGATGTTGAGGAGAGGCTTTCTGACAAAGAGATCTGTATGAAAAGAGTTTGCACAACCGCTCCACTTACTGTAAAAGCTGGAGGCGAGTCTGAACGGGAAATAAACATTGGCTTTAGCGAAATTCCCTCGGGGGTAATTGAAGGCCAGGCTGGCCTGTCTCACGAGCTCAACACCAAGGCGTGTGAGGAAACTCCAGAGGCAGTTCCTGAGCACAACAATGAACTCGACTCAGATGAAAATACCACACAAAGGTTCTTCGAGGGAGGAAATTCAGAGGAAATTCAGACCATTCACTTACCAGAAGAGGTGGAGGTCTTTAAAAGCTCCGAAGCAGGAGGAGGTGAATATTCACTGATGAGCGAAGGCAGCACAGAGGAAAGCAAGAAGGAGTTGCAGGTTGGAACGCTTCAATTTGCAGAAGATACAGAGAAGCCAAAAAGCGACAACGTAAATCTGGAATTAGATCATTTTTCAAAGGAAGAAAAGGTCGAGTTACTGGATACTTCAATGAAGACAGAGATCAAACAATCAGACGAGGAATTTGAGACTGAACTGGAGGATGAGGACGAAACAGCTGAACGGGAAACAAACAAGCTGCCCCAAGATGTCTGTGAGAAAAGAAACGCTGTAGCAGCTGATGAAGGAGTTGACTCTGCAGATGAAACTCCTGAATCCCCCAAGAGTGAAGAAGGGAAGATGACACAGATAAGTCTTGGTCCAGAACTTGTACAAGCTTTTAGATTGGAGGATGACCGTGAGATCAAGCCTCAATTATTTGATGAAAGTGCCACTGAACTTCCGCAGGTGAGGTTTGACACTGAAGAACAAGAGTACGTTGACGAAGGTCAGCCGGAGTATGAAGTCCTGGATTTAAATGAGATTACGACTCTTCACTTAGTGGGGACAGCATCTGATCTGATCACAGGACAATCAGCCTTATCTCAATGTCAGATAACGGCAGACACAGAAACAGCTGATGAATCTAAGGCGACCCTTGGTGAAATTACAAATGAGCCGCAACAAACGGAGAAACACTCAGAAGATCCAGCTGAAGAACATCAAGATGGGATTGATGAAGAAATCCTTGATTTGTGGATCGAGACAGCGATGTCAAAGGACACTGGTGGGATTAAAGAAGACCAACTGAAAGAGGAACCAGGCGAAACATCATCAGAGGAGACGAGAGAGGGAGTAATGGAGGCAATTtcagaagaaacagaaacttctTTTACCACACTGGACTCTGGGTTTTTGGACCAGACCTTCAGTGAGACTCAGATAATTAAATCAGGAGACAGCGGAGTACTTCccaacaaaaatgacaattcaGAAGACACCTGTGAAGTTCGTACGTCTAACTCTGAATCTGCATTGATCGAAGAAATGGTTGAAACTCTTCAGCCTTACCCGATAGCGGAGGGAGCGTCCGGTGAGATCGGATCCTGCCCCGATTCAGGAGTTTCATCACCAGAACCAAAACATCCGAATCAGGAAGGAGGTACAGCTGAAGAGAAGCAAGATGAACCTAAACCAGAGACAGACGCAGTGAGTGGAGCCAATGAAGAAGCAGATGTTACGTCACTGACAGAAGCAACAGAGTCCGACATCTCCAAGGAAAGAGTTTTGACTGAATCGCCTTTTGGAGGTGAACCTCAAAATGAACCTGAGGAAAAACCTCCAGAAGATCTCAGCGAATCATTTCCAGCCCCAAGCAGGACTGAGCTGGAAGAAGATTGGACCGAG gttGATGCTGCCATGCTTGATTTTGCAGTGCAAAAGTCTCGCATTGCGGTGAAAAACCCTCGTGCTAGGCCCCCAACAGACCCCCGCTCCTTAATCCATAAGCCGTCTGTGGATCCAACTCCCTCCCTGCCGGTGCCTGGTAAAGTTCCTGTGGGTGTGCCGTTAGGCGGCTTGGGGATTGGGATCAAACTGCCTG GGATTGGAGCaggttttcctgttttaaagaaGACACAACGGCCCCCAAGACACGAAGCGGAAACACAATCACAG GAATCtgaggagaaaaaggaagaggaagagaagaatgATGCTGCCAAAACGGATGAAGCACCAAAGAGACCCAAATGGATGCCACCTGCACAACCAGG ATTTGGAAATCCACTCATGTCTGAACTCAAGACCAAGCTGAAGAAAACTCCCAAAGAGTGA